CTTCCTCTCCCGCCAGGGCTTCTACGATGGCGTCCGCTTCCACCGCATCATCAAGGACTTCATGATCCAGGGCGGCGACCCGTTCAGCGCCGACGACGCCAAGATCGCCGCCTGGGGAACCGGCGGCCCCGGCTACACCATTCCCGATGAGTTCCCCTGCCCCAACGGCACGGTGACCAATTCCCAACCTGCCAACTGCACGCCCACCGTCACCTTCACCAAGTCGGGCTACCTGGCCATGGCGAACACCGGCCGCCCGGCCACCGGCGGCTCCCAGTTCTTCATCACCCTGGTGCCCACGCCGCACCTCAACGGCCTGCACACCATCTTTGGGCAGATCGTCGGCGGCGCCGATATCCTTCAGGCCCTGGGCCTGGTCGCCACCGTCCCCGGCGATCGCCCGGCGCAGCCCGTCACCATTCAGACCATCGTCATAGAAGAGCAGTAACCGATACACCCTAGGAAAGTGAGCCTATCCACGTGGCACAGTACAGCAAACCGCCCGAAATGAAGATAGATGCCAAGAAGGAATACCACGTTGACATGGAGACGACGAAGGGGAAGATCCGCATCCAGCTCTTCCCCAAGAGCGCGCCGATCACCGTCAACAACTTCGTCTTCCTCTCCCGCGAAGGCTATTACGATGGCGTCCCCTTCCATCGCGTCATCCCCGGCTTCGTCGCCCAGGGCGGCGACCCCACAGGCACCGGGCGCGGCGGGCCCGGCTACCAGTTCGCCGATGAGGTGAACCCCAAGACCAACCCGCTCAAGCACGCCTCCGGCGCCCTCTCCATGGCCAACGCAGGCCCCGGCACCAACGGCAGCCAGTTCTTCATCGTCTACGACCCACAGCCGCACCTGGACGGCAAGCACACCGTCTTCGGCCAGGTGACGAGCGGCATGGACGTGGCACGCAAGCTCCAGGTAGGCGATAAGATGACCAAGGTGACCATCGAAGAGAAATAGCCCCCACCGCCGTAGACCCCTCGAAAGGCCCTCCGGCGTCTGTCGGGGGGCCTTTCTTTTTGGGATTGACCCGCCGACCTTGTGCCGCTATCCTCCTGGCATATGCAGATGCACGACCTCTGGAACCACAATAACTACGCCGTGCCGCCAGAGAACCTCCACCTGGTGGAGGCCTGCATCACCGCCGTGATGCCGTGGGAGCTATGGGTCAAGAAGCCTGACCTCCTGGGCTACCGCTTCAACGCCGATCACTATAGGGGCATGGTCTTCTTTCGCCCGGCTAAGCCCGCCGCGCAGCTTGCCGAGACGATCGAGCGGCTTCGCCGGCAAGTCCCGGACCTGGATGCCGCCCTCAAGGGCTTCGAACGGCTCCCCGCCGACCTGAACGACCACAACGGCTTTATGGTCAAAGACCTGGAGGAGTGGGAGACCCGGCTCAATATCTTCCAGAAGGCGGAACACGAGCACCCGGAATGGAAGCTGAAGGTCGTCACCGTGCTTCGGCCCCATGACCCGGACGCGGTTTCCAAAACGGTCTACCAGGCGTGGCTCCGCATCGGGCTGTTGGGGCCTATGCGCAACACCTTCGAGATGCAGTGCCGCAGCCCTGACGCGGCATAGTCTTCACCTCCGTATGCCTCAGCGCCACATCACCTTCGCCTCCGGCAAGCTGACGCTGGAGGGCTACCTCCACACCCCTGCCGGGAAGCCTCCCCGGCCCGGCATCGTTGTCTGCCACCCGCACCCGCTCTACGGCGGCGATATGGAGAGCAGCGTCGTCAGGGCCATCGTGGATGGCGTCCTTGCGCAGGGCATCGCGGCCTTGCGCTTCAACTTTCGCGGCGCCGGCGCGAGCGAAGGGGCCCATGACAAGGGCATGGGCGAGCGCGAGGACCTCTCAGCGGCGCTCAAGCGCCTCGTTGAGGAGAAGGAGATAGACACTAAGCGCATCGGCCTGGCGGGCTACTCCTTCGGCACCGGCGTCGCCATGGCCGTAGCCCCCAATGAGCCGCTGGTGCAGGCCATCGCCCTCGTCGCGCCGCTCCTCACCGGCGTCAACACGCCTGCCGCCCTCGCCTATGCCAAGCCCAAGCTCCTCATCGCGGGCGATATGGACGCCTATGTGCCTGTGGAGCAGGTCCACGAGCTGAAGCGCAAGCGCATGGCCGAGCCGCTGGCGATCGAAGTGATCCACGGAGCCGACCACTTCTTCTTCGGCCACGAAGGGCGGATCGCCGCGCTCACCGGCGATTTCTTCAAGCGCTCGCTCTAGCGTAGCGCTACACGCCGCTCCCTGAAAGGGGCGTCTCTGCGACGCATGGTGGGGACAGCCTGTCCTCCCGCTGTGGTCCCCCAACAGAGTGACGGGGGACACAGCGTCCTCCCAGGAACCATCAAGAACCATCATCTGAACCTTCCACAGGAGCGGTCGGGGCTGCGCCTTGTGCTCCGCCCCTCCCTGAAGAACAAGGCACAGCACCGGGACTCCCGGCAAAGGCTTCAGAAGGAGGAGACGGAGCGCTTCGAGAGGGTGTTCAGGGATGCCCTTCAGAGGTCGAGCCGAGCGACGGTGTAGTGGCGCGACAACCTGCGGGGGCAGGGCAGCGCTACAGCAGCGCTACAGAGCGCTACAAGACACCGTGACAAGCCAGTGACAAGGCGTGACAACCAGCCTTGCGCTTGGGCTTTTCCAGATTCAACGGCAGCGCGACAACTGCGGCACAGAGCGGCGCAACACCAGCGCTACAAGCCTAACGGCGGGACAGCTTCGACCTATCCCCTAACCCCTTCCGTAGCTCGAGGACGAGCACAAGTGGAAGGGGAAGAGGTCGTCCCCTACTTCGCGCCATTGGCCTTTGCCGCGCGCCTCTCCTTGAGGATCGTGGCCGGGCTCAGCGGCAGCTGCCGGATGCGCACGCCGGTGGCGCGGCGGACGGCGTTGGCGATGGCCGCCATGGGCGTAACGATGGATATCTCGCCGACGCCGCGCACGCCGAAGGGATGGCCCGGGTTCGGGACCTCCACCATTACCGTCTCGATCATCGGCAGGTCCAGCGTCGTAGGGATGCGATAGTCCAAGTAGGTGGGGTTGGCCATGGCGCCGTTAGCGTTATAGACATACTCCTCGTTCAGCGCCCAGCCGATGCCCTGGACGGTCCCGCCCTGCATCTGGCCCTCCACGTAGCCGGGGTGCACGGCCTTCCCCACATCCTGCACGATGGTGCAGCGCACCACGTCCGTCTTCCCCGTCTCCGGGTCCACGCGCACATCCGCAATGGTGCCCGCGTACGAGGGTCCCACGCCTGTGGGGCTGGCCGAGGCGGAGGCCACGATGGGCCCACCGAAGGGGTGGATCTTGGGGATTAGCTCCTTGAAGGTGGCCTTGTTCGCCGGGTTGCTCTTGCTGGAGATCACGCCCTGCTCGTAGATGATTTCGTCGGGCGTCGTCTGCCAGAGCGTCGCGGCGCGGGCCTTCACCTGCCGCTTGATCTCCTCCGCCGCGTTAATGGCGGCGATGCCTGTGGCGAAGGCGACGCGGCTGCCGCCGGTGGGGCCGGTGAAGCCGATCGTATCGGTATCGCCCACGTTCGGGGTGATGTCCTCCGCCGCGATGCCGAGCACTTCCGCCACCTGCTGGGCTGTGGCGGCGCGCGTCCCGCCGATGTCCGGCGAACCGGTGATAAGGGCCAGCTTGCCGCTGGGGTTCACTGCAATGGTGGCCGATGATGCGCCTCCGGTGTTGCTCCAATAGCCGATGGCGACCCCCCGGCCCGTGTTCGGCGGGAGGGGCGCGGTGTACTGCGGGTGGCGTTTCATCGCCTCGATGACCTCCACGCACCCGATCTTGGGCACCGCGACGCCGCTCACCAAGCGGTCGCCGGTGCGGATGGCGTTCTTAAGGCGCAGGTCCAGCGGGTCAATGTGCAATTGCTCCGCCAGCTCATCCAGCGCGCTCTCCAGGGCAAAGGCCGCCTGGGGAGCGCCTGGCGCGCGATAGGCGGCCACCTTCGGCTTGTTGACCACAACGTCATAGCCTTCCGCCCGCATGTTGGGGATGCGGTAGGCGGAAAAGATGCACGAGACGCCTGCGCCCATGGGCGACCCGGGGTAGGCGCCCGCCTCGTAGGCCAGCCAGGCATCAGCGGCGGTGATACGGCCATCGCGCTTTGCGCCGAGCTTGAGACGGATCACTGTGCCGGCCGTGGGGCCGCTGGCTTGGAAGACCTCGCTCCGGCTCATCGTCATCTTCACCGGGTGGCCGGACTTCCGCGAAAGGAGCGCGGCAACGGCGTCCAGGTGGAGGCTGATCTTCCCGCCGAAGCCGCCGCCGATCTCCATCGCGATGACCTTGATCATGGCGTCAGGCAGCCCCAGCATGGCCGCCAGCTGGCCGCGAACGCCGAAGTGCCCTTGGGTGCTGGTCCAGACCGTCACGCGGCCATCCGGGCCCCAGTAGGCGGTGCCGTTGTGCGGCTCGATGTATCCCTGGTGGACGGCCGTGGTGCGATATTCCCGCTCCAGGATGACCTCGGCCTCCTCGAATCCCGCCTCCAGGTCTCCCTGCTGCATCAGCAGCCGGGAGGCGATATTGCCGCGCTGGCCGCTATCCTCTCCCCGCGTGAAGCGCCTCTGCTGGAGGAGCATCGTCATGTTTTCATGGAGGAGCGGCGCCGTGGGCTTCATCGCCTCCAAAACATCTTGCACAAAGGGCAGCACTTCGTAGTCAACCTTGATCTTCTCCAGCGCCTCTTCCGCGATGTGCGGGCTGACGGCGGCCACGGCGGCTACCGCATGGCCGACGAAGAGCGCCTTCTTGGGCGCGAGGCTGATCTCGCAGAGAAGGCGGGAGTTCGCCAGCGTCTCGCCCAGGTCGACCGGAACGTTGTTCTTGATGATCGGCATATCGGCGGCGGTGACCACGGCTTTCACGCCGGGCATCGCCAGGGCGGCGGAGGCGTCTATCGCCTTGATGCGCGCGTGCGGATGGGGACTGCGCAGGACCTTGCCGTAGAGCATCCCCGGCAGGATGATGTCCGCGCCGTACTTGGCGCGGCCCGTCACCTTGTCCACGCCATCGTGACGGATGGGGCGCGTGCCCACCACGCGGAACTGCTGGCCGGTCGCCGGGCGTTCTTCAGTTGTCGTCATAGCGAACCCCCTTCATAAGGCAGAAGTGTAGCAACGCACGCTCCGGAGCGTCAACAGAAGCGGCGTCAGGCAAAAATCGCAGCGCCATCTGGTAGACTGGATAGGCTATGGCGAAACCCTCCCTCACCCCCGGCTGGCGTCGCGCCCTGCCCATCGCGAGCATCGTCGCCTTCGTTATCGCCTTCGACCAGGTGACGAAATTCATCGTCCGCCAGCGCATGGCGCTCGGCGAGTCCTACCCGGAGAACTGGCCCGTGCGCTTCACCCACGTCAACAACACCGGCAGCGCCTTCGGCCTCTTCGATAACCAGACCCTCTTCCTCATCATCGCCTCCATCGCCGCCATCGCCGTCATCCTCGTCCTCTATCGCCAGGCGGCCGGCCACGGCATCCTCCGCATTTCCCTGGGCCTCATCCTCGGCGGCGCGGTGAGCAACCTCGCCGACCGCATCCGCATGGGCCATGTCACCGATTTCATCGAGCTTCCCCGCTGGCCCGTCTTCAACGTCGCCGATTCCTGCGTCACCATCGGCATCGTCATCCTCGCCCTGGTGGTCATCTTCGGCGGCAAGACCAAGGGTGCCCCTGCCAAGTTGCCGCAGTCCTGATCCGCCTCGCGCCCCGAATGAACGTCATGAGCGTGACATGACAGATGTTCACGCTAACCCGCCTCTCCCTGGATGGGAGAGAGCCTGCGCTGAGTCTGCCGAAGCGAACTCGAGTGAAGCCCGAGAAGAGAGGGTGTCTACAAAAGGCCTATGCCCAAGTCCCACCTGCTCACCGCAGCCGAGTCGGCCTCGCGACTGGACAAGTTCCTGTCGGAGCAGCTGCCTTCGCTGACGCGGTCTTATGTGAAGAACTTGATTGACGACGGCCTTGTGCTGGTGAACGACCACCCAGCAAAGCCGAGCCAGAAACTGAAGGCGGGCGATAGCGTCCGCGTCACCGAGCCGGACGCCGCGCCCATCGAAGTGACGCCGCAAGAGATCCCGCTGGACGTGCTGTACGAAGATAGCGATGTGATCGTCATCAATAAGCCTGCGGGACTGACGGTCCACCCGGCGCCGGGCCACCCGGATAGCACGCTCGTGAACGCCATCCTGGCCCGCTGCCCGGACCTTGGCGCCATCAACGGCGATATCCGCCCGGGCATCGTCCACCGCCTGGATAAGGACACCTCCGGCGTCATGGTCGTCGCCAAGAACCAGGCGGCGCAGCAATCGCTGGCCCAGCAGTTCAAGGACCGCACCGTGGAGAAGAGCTACATCGCCCTGGCCACGGGCCGCGTGAAGCACGAAAAGGGGATGATCACCGCTGCGCTCGGCCGCAACCCGCGCGACCGCAAGAAGATCTCCGTCCTCGTGGGCGGCCGGCCGTCCATCACCAGCTACCAGGTGGTGCGGCGCTACAAAGAGGCCGCGCTCATCGAGGCGCTGCCGAAGACGGGGCGCACCCACCAGATCCGCGCCCACATGGCCTCCATCGGCCATCCCCTCGTCGGCGATGGCCTCTATGGCGGCGGCACCAAGCTCCTAGGGCGCCAGTTCCTCCACGCCGCCAGGCTCGCCTTCACCCACCCGCGCACCGGCCAGCGCGTGAGCTTTGAAGCCAAGCTCCCGGACGACCTGGAGCGCGTCCTGGCGCAGCTTTCGTAGGCTTCGACCTATCCCCTAACCCCTTCCCTGAGAAGGAAGGGGCATTTCGCTGATCTAGAAAGTAGCGTCGGCCCTGCTCTACTAGGCGTCCCTCTCTTCTCAGGCGCCATTCTGATGGCGGGTGCTCGGCTTCGAGCTACGTGAGGGATACAAGGGGAGAGGCCGCTACGCCATCTTGATGGCGATCTTCCCCACGCCCTTGCGCTCCTCCAGGTAGCGGTGCGCCTCCGCCGCCTGCGCCATGGGGAAGACGGTGACGGGCACCGGCTTCAGCACGCCCGATCCGAAGAGGTCCAAGACCTTGGCGTACTCGCTGCGCGGCAGCTGGTGCAAGCCCGCGCTGCCGTAGACGATGGAGATGCCGCGCACCAGGTCCAGAACGTGGAAGCGCACCATCGGGTCGCCGCTGCTGAAGCCCAGGAGCACCATGCGCCCGTCGTCGGCGAGGCACTTGATACCCTTGCCCACCGCTTCGCCGCCCAGGCCGTCCAGCACCAGGTCAACGCCGCGATTCCCCGTCAGGCGCATCGTCTCCGGCGCGAAGTCGTGCGTCGAGTAGTTGATCAGTTCGTCGGCCCCGAAGCTCTTGGCGAGCTCCAGCTTCGCCGGGCTGCTCGCCGTCGCGATGACCTTCGCCCCCAGGTGCTTCGCGATCTGCACCGCCGCGATGCCGACGCCATTTCCCGCCGAGTGGATGAGGGCCGTCTGCCCTCGCTGGAGCCTGCCGCGGACGGCCAGCGAGCACCAGGCCGTCATGAAGATCTGGGGGACCGTCGCCGCCTGCTCCATCGCCATCCCGCTTGGCACAGCGAAGACAGCATCCTGCTTCGCGATGAAGTATTCGGCGTACGAGCCGCGCAGCTTGAAGGCCAGGACGCGCTCGCCCGGCCTGCACGTGGTCACGCCCGCGCCCACGGCCTCCACCGTCCCCGAGCCTTCCAGGCCGGGGCAGAAGGGGAGGCTCTGCACCTTGATATGCCCCTTGCGGAAGGCGATATCGGCATAGTTGACGCCCGCATAGGCCGTCTTGACCAGCACCTCCCCAGGCCCGGGCGATGGCCTGGGCACGTCATCGAGGCGCAGGACGTCAGCTGCGCCGGTCTGGTGGAAGCGGATAGCGCGCATCAAACTATTGCCTTCTTCCCAGAAAGTGGCAGATATAATAACCTGCTTCTAATGCTAGGTGATACCTCCACACGAAAAGGGCAAAGTTAGGTGGCCAGATCAACGACACCTCGACTTGGAGCGACTAACTGTGAGTATTCAGCTTCAAACTATTGTTGATGACTTCGCCCACGCCCTCAAAGTTGTGGACTCAAATAGCCCAATTGGCAAATCAAAAAATCGAACATATAAACCTGGAGTAGGCCCTCTAACTGAGGCCCAAGCCATGAAATATGACCTGGATGTTCTCAAAGCCGAAAAACCAGGCTTGTACCTAGACGCCGGCCCAGTGAAGTACCCTGGGGCTTCCGCATACTGTGACTTGGTTCTTCCAGGGAGTTGGGCTCTGGAATTCAAACTACTAAGGCCCTATGGCGACAATGACAAACCCGCCGAACATTGGTCAGAGAATATCCTTCATCCTTACCCAGGTAACACAAGCTCCATCGGGGACGGACTCAAACTTAAGGCGAGCACTTTCCAAGAGCGCAAAGGCCTAATCGTGTTCGGGTTCGAGCATAGTCCTCCTCGGCTGGATCTTGAAATTGTTGTGCATTCATTTGAGCTTATAACTAGACAAATCCTTGGAATTTCGATTGGTCAGCGTTGCGTTGCCACATTTGGAGAATTAATCCATCCGACTCACCAGCAAGGACGGGTGTACGGCTGGGAGCTCATCTAGTCCTTGAGCCTTATTCATATTTCTTTCTATGGTGTAGACTCTGCCAATTCTCAAAATGGGGTGGGTGATGGAAACCGAACATCGTTTTATAGTCATGCCTACGAAGGAGGCCGCTTGGAATAATCTTGTAAGCCTCGATTATGCCCCAGGAGTCGCGCCACAACTCGCCAAACTCTTGAGCGAGCAACTGGGCAAACTGGATCATGGCTGGGACGTTGTATCTCATCAATTAGTTCCCATCGGTTCGCGGACTTATTCCATTTTCTTGATGCGCCCCCAAAGTAAGTAAAAGCCTCGTTTTCCTCTAAATCTTTCATTAATCTCCTTTCATCGGAATAGGCGCCTTCACGCCCTATTTTTGCGCCATGCTATGCTCTCGGTCATTGTGCTCCAAGCACAGGCGCTAGCTGTAGGTTCCAGAGCATCAGTA
This DNA window, taken from Chloroflexota bacterium, encodes the following:
- a CDS encoding peptidylprolyl isomerase yields the protein MTIDQNKRYFATIKTNRGDMRLELLPKIAPVTVNNFVFLSRQGFYDGVRFHRIIKDFMIQGGDPFSADDAKIAAWGTGGPGYTIPDEFPCPNGTVTNSQPANCTPTVTFTKSGYLAMANTGRPATGGSQFFITLVPTPHLNGLHTIFGQIVGGADILQALGLVATVPGDRPAQPVTIQTIVIEEQ
- a CDS encoding peptidylprolyl isomerase; translated protein: MKIDAKKEYHVDMETTKGKIRIQLFPKSAPITVNNFVFLSREGYYDGVPFHRVIPGFVAQGGDPTGTGRGGPGYQFADEVNPKTNPLKHASGALSMANAGPGTNGSQFFIVYDPQPHLDGKHTVFGQVTSGMDVARKLQVGDKMTKVTIEEK
- a CDS encoding alpha/beta hydrolase, which gives rise to MTRTRFPKRSTRRGSASGCWGLCATPSRCSAAALTRHSLHLRMPQRHITFASGKLTLEGYLHTPAGKPPRPGIVVCHPHPLYGGDMESSVVRAIVDGVLAQGIAALRFNFRGAGASEGAHDKGMGEREDLSAALKRLVEEKEIDTKRIGLAGYSFGTGVAMAVAPNEPLVQAIALVAPLLTGVNTPAALAYAKPKLLIAGDMDAYVPVEQVHELKRKRMAEPLAIEVIHGADHFFFGHEGRIAALTGDFFKRSL
- a CDS encoding xanthine dehydrogenase family protein molybdopterin-binding subunit codes for the protein MTTTEERPATGQQFRVVGTRPIRHDGVDKVTGRAKYGADIILPGMLYGKVLRSPHPHARIKAIDASAALAMPGVKAVVTAADMPIIKNNVPVDLGETLANSRLLCEISLAPKKALFVGHAVAAVAAVSPHIAEEALEKIKVDYEVLPFVQDVLEAMKPTAPLLHENMTMLLQQRRFTRGEDSGQRGNIASRLLMQQGDLEAGFEEAEVILEREYRTTAVHQGYIEPHNGTAYWGPDGRVTVWTSTQGHFGVRGQLAAMLGLPDAMIKVIAMEIGGGFGGKISLHLDAVAALLSRKSGHPVKMTMSRSEVFQASGPTAGTVIRLKLGAKRDGRITAADAWLAYEAGAYPGSPMGAGVSCIFSAYRIPNMRAEGYDVVVNKPKVAAYRAPGAPQAAFALESALDELAEQLHIDPLDLRLKNAIRTGDRLVSGVAVPKIGCVEVIEAMKRHPQYTAPLPPNTGRGVAIGYWSNTGGASSATIAVNPSGKLALITGSPDIGGTRAATAQQVAEVLGIAAEDITPNVGDTDTIGFTGPTGGSRVAFATGIAAINAAEEIKRQVKARAATLWQTTPDEIIYEQGVISSKSNPANKATFKELIPKIHPFGGPIVASASASPTGVGPSYAGTIADVRVDPETGKTDVVRCTIVQDVGKAVHPGYVEGQMQGGTVQGIGWALNEEYVYNANGAMANPTYLDYRIPTTLDLPMIETVMVEVPNPGHPFGVRGVGEISIVTPMAAIANAVRRATGVRIRQLPLSPATILKERRAAKANGAK
- the lspA gene encoding signal peptidase II, with the protein product MAKPSLTPGWRRALPIASIVAFVIAFDQVTKFIVRQRMALGESYPENWPVRFTHVNNTGSAFGLFDNQTLFLIIASIAAIAVILVLYRQAAGHGILRISLGLILGGAVSNLADRIRMGHVTDFIELPRWPVFNVADSCVTIGIVILALVVIFGGKTKGAPAKLPQS
- a CDS encoding RluA family pseudouridine synthase, yielding MPKSHLLTAAESASRLDKFLSEQLPSLTRSYVKNLIDDGLVLVNDHPAKPSQKLKAGDSVRVTEPDAAPIEVTPQEIPLDVLYEDSDVIVINKPAGLTVHPAPGHPDSTLVNAILARCPDLGAINGDIRPGIVHRLDKDTSGVMVVAKNQAAQQSLAQQFKDRTVEKSYIALATGRVKHEKGMITAALGRNPRDRKKISVLVGGRPSITSYQVVRRYKEAALIEALPKTGRTHQIRAHMASIGHPLVGDGLYGGGTKLLGRQFLHAARLAFTHPRTGQRVSFEAKLPDDLERVLAQLS
- a CDS encoding NADPH:quinone oxidoreductase family protein, encoding MRAIRFHQTGAADVLRLDDVPRPSPGPGEVLVKTAYAGVNYADIAFRKGHIKVQSLPFCPGLEGSGTVEAVGAGVTTCRPGERVLAFKLRGSYAEYFIAKQDAVFAVPSGMAMEQAATVPQIFMTAWCSLAVRGRLQRGQTALIHSAGNGVGIAAVQIAKHLGAKVIATASSPAKLELAKSFGADELINYSTHDFAPETMRLTGNRGVDLVLDGLGGEAVGKGIKCLADDGRMVLLGFSSGDPMVRFHVLDLVRGISIVYGSAGLHQLPRSEYAKVLDLFGSGVLKPVPVTVFPMAQAAEAHRYLEERKGVGKIAIKMA